Proteins encoded in a region of the Zea mays cultivar B73 chromosome 2, Zm-B73-REFERENCE-NAM-5.0, whole genome shotgun sequence genome:
- the LOC100384512 gene encoding GPI-anchored protein LLG1-like precursor, which yields MGSAVLFYCICIAAVVALSSSMVAVGSAAPGETPKFISASALECSANVTEIAKARKLIDVHGHGLCPVRFDHTRGISAVASSCKDRPLPSPERCCGALKAYACPYSELINDNANNGCASEMFYVIMTRGRLRPGLFSQLCVEGPLGLQC from the exons ATGGGTTCCGCCGTCCTCTTTTACTGCATCTGCATCGCCGCCGTCGTCGCATTGTCGTCGTCCATGGTCGCCGTCGGGTCCGCCGCCCCGGGGGAAACCCCCAAGTTCATCTCGG CGAGCGCCCTTGAGTGCTCCGCTAACGTAACGGAAATAGCAAAGGCGCGCAAGCTGATCGATGTCCATGGCCACG GGCTGTGCCCGGTGCGGTTCGACCACACGCGCGGGATCAGCGCGGTGGCCAGCAGCTGCAAGGACCGCCCGCTGCCGTCGCCGGAGCGCTGCTGCGGGGCGCTCAAGGCCTACGCGTGCCCCTACAGCGAGCTCATCAACGACAACGCCAACAACGGCTGCGCCAGCGAGATGTTCTACGTCATCATGACACGCGGCAGGCTGCGGCCGGGCCTCTTCTCGCAGCTGTGCGTCGAAGGCCCGCTGGGCCTCCAGTGCTGA
- the LOC100383503 gene encoding putative cytochrome P450 superfamily protein has protein sequence MANLLQQSMRELMVPRAWCLLLLPIFVLLLRYSVSSKRARKRQRQLDGDDDDDHLPLPPSPPPLPFFGHLHLIGSLPHVSLRNLATKHGSDLMLLRLGAMPVLVVSSPRAAEAVLRTHDHVFASRPRSLAAEVVLYGSSDIGFAPYGDHWRKARKLVTTHLLTVRRVRSFRHAREEEVSKVMAQIAEAAAAGAAVDVGELLGSFMNDLACRAVMGKSSGRTTKQLRQLVADTSPLLGGFNVEEFFPFLARFGVLSKVVRAKSEMLRKKWDELLDGLIDGHESTYKPTTAAAPASDLKDKDEDEDFIHILLSVRQEYGLTREAMKAILLDVFFGGIDTSASLLEYTMIELIQRPHVMKKLQAEVRSSSLPPHQHQQGQEILRETDLNNMSYLRAVIKESLRLRTVTPLLAPHLSMSRCAIDGLAVPAGVRVLINVWAIGRDPRFWEDAEEFVPERFLDGGSAADVGFRGTHFQLLPFSAGRRQCPGVNFAMAAVEVMLANLVHRFDWELPAGKAARDIDMSEEFGLVVHRKEKLLLVPKLHA, from the exons ATGGCAAACCTGCTACAGCAGTCCATGCGCGAGCTGATGGTTCCACGAGcatggtgcctgctgctgctcccTATCTTCGTCTTGCTTCTGCGCTACTCGGTGAGTAGCAAGAGGGCAAGGAAGAGGCAGCGGCAGCtagacggagacgacgacgacgaccatcTGCCTCTGCCGCCTTCGCCTCCGCCGCTGCCGTTCTTCGGGCACCTCCACCTCATCGGCTCGCTCCCTCACGTCTCCCTCCGGAACCTGGCCACGAAGCACGGCTCCGACCTCATGCTGCTCCGCCTCGGCGCCATGCCGGTGCTCGTCGTGTCGTCGCCCCGCGCCGCCGAGGCGGTGCTGCGCACGCACGACCACGTGTTCGCGTCCCGGCCGCGCTCTCTGGCCGCCGAGGTCGTCCTGTACGGCTCGTCCGACATCGGCTTCGCGCCGTACGGGGACCACTGGCGGAAGGCGAGGAAGCTCGTCACCACCCACCTGCTCACCGTCAGAAGGGTGAGGTCGTTCCGCCACGCCCGCGAGGAAGAG GTGAGCAAGGTGATGGCTCAGATCGCCGAGGCGGCCGCTGCCGGCGCGGCGGTGGACGTGGGCGAGCTGCTGGGCTCGTTCATGAATGATCTGGCGTGCCGCGCAGTGATGGGCAAGTCATCCGGCCGGACGACCAAGCAGTTGCGGCAGCTGGTTGCCGACACGTCGCCCCTCTTGGGAGGCTTCAACGTCGAGGAGTTCTTCCCGTTCCTGGCCCGCTTCGGCGTTCTCAGCAAGGTGGTCCGTGCCAAGTCCGAGATGTTGAGGAAGAAGTGGGACGAGCTCCTGGACGGGCTGATCGACGGCCATGAGAGCACGTACAAGCCGACGACAGCGGCGGCGCCGGCGAGTGATCTCAAGGAcaaggacgaggacgaggacttCATACATATCCTGCTCTCTGTTCGACAGGAGTACGGCCTCACCAGAGAGGCCATGAAAGCTATCCTGCTT GACGTATTTTTCGGCGGCATAGACACATCAGCTTCACTACTCGAATACACCATGATTGAGCTCATCCAGAGGCCACACGTGATGAAGAAACTACAGGCCGAGGTGAGGAGCAGCAGCCTGCCCCCGCACCAGCACCAGCAGGGGCAAGAAATCCTGAGAGAGACCGACCTGAACAACATGTCGTACCTGAGAGCCGTCATAAAGGAGTCGCTCCGGCTACGCACCGTGACGCCGCTGCTGGCGCCGCACTTGTCGATGTCCCGCTGCGCCATCGACGGGCTCGCGGTCCCCGCCGGCGTGCGCGTGCTCATCAACGTCTGGGCCATCGGCAGGGACCCGCGCTTCTGGGAGGACGCGGAGGAGTTCGTCCCGGAGAGGTTCCTCGACGGCGGCAGCGCGGCGGACGTGGGCTTCAGGGGCACCCATTTCCAGCTCCTGCCGTTCAGCGCCGGGCGAAGGCAGTGCCCCGGGGTCAACTTCGCGATGGCCGCCGTCGAGGTGATGCTGGCGAACCTCGTGCACCGCTTCGACTGGGAGCTGCCGGCGGGCAAGGCGGCGCGCGACATTGACATGTCCGAGGAGTTCgggctggtggtgcaccggaaggAGAAGCTCCTTCTAGTCCCGAAACTACACGCGTAG
- the LOC103648537 gene encoding tubulin alpha chain, translating to MGLGLHEGSDTSVGVAHDAFNTFFSKTGSGKHVPRAIFIDLEPSVIDEVRTGSYRQLFHLEQLISGKEDAANNFARGHYTVGKEIVDLCLDRVRNSDKQMYSSEGRAPFGNCYCLRVAQQRQTNVLIRRQSTIRRRDHLDSQNGSINYNEEVWVMESYSI from the exons ATGGGGCTAGGATTGCATGAGGGAAG TGATACCTCGGTTGGCGTCGCACATGATGCCTTCAACACGTTCTTCAGCAAGACTGGTTCCGGCAAGCATGTGCCCAGGGCCATCTTCATCGACCTTGAGCCCTCTGTCATCGACGAGGTTCGCACTGGCTCGTACCGCCAGCTCTTCCACCTAGAGCAGCTCATCTCGGGGAAGGAGGACGCAGCTAACAACTTTGCTCGTGGCCACTACACGG TTGGGAAGGAGATTGTCGATCTATGCCTGGACCGTGTGCGCAACAGCGACAAACAAATGTACTCATCAGAAGGCAGAGCACCATTCGGCAATTGCTACTGTCTTCGTGTGGCGCAACAGCGACAAACAAATGTACTCATAAGAAGGCAGAGCACCATTCGACGAAGAGATCATCTTG ATTCTCAGAATGGTTCTATTAATTATAATGAG GAGGTTTGGGTGATGGAGTCATACTCGATCTAG